From one Solanum stenotomum isolate F172 chromosome 12, ASM1918654v1, whole genome shotgun sequence genomic stretch:
- the LOC125848858 gene encoding coatomer subunit epsilon-1 has product MAGSGPDPLFGLRNNFYIGAYQAAINNSDVPNLSQDDAVERDTLVYRSYIALSSYQLVINEIDASAATPLQAVKLLALYLASPDNKEAAIASLHELLGDPAIGSNPILRLIAGIVFTHEQDYNEALKHTNAGGTMELHALNVQILIKMHRSDYAEKQLRIMQQVDEDHTLTQLASAWLNLAVGGSKIQEAYLIYQDFSEKYQMTSLILNGKAVCCMHMGNFDEAETLLLEALNKDAKDPETLANLVVCSLHLGKPSTRYLNQLKLSNPEHTLVKRAASAEESFDRAVQTVA; this is encoded by the exons atggcAGGATCAGGACCCGACCCATTGTTCGGATTGAGGAACAACTTCTACATAGGTGCTTACCAAGCTGCAATTAACAACAGTGATGTACCAAATCTCTCTCAGGATGACGCCGTTGAAAGAGACACACTTGTTTACCGATCTTACATTGCCCTTTCCAGTTATCag CTTGTGATCAATGAGATCGATGCATCAGCTGCTACTCCTCTTCAAGCTGTCAAATTGCTCGCTTTGTACCTTGCCAGCCCTGATAATAAG GAAGCAGCAATTGCCAGCCTTCATGAATTATTAGGAGATCCAGCCATAGGAAGCAATCCTATACTAAGGCTAATTGCTGGGATTGTGTTCACGCATGAGCAGGATTATAATGAAGCTCTGAAACACACAAATGCTGGTGGAACAATGGAACT GCATGCTTTGAATGTCCAGATACTCATTAAGATGCATAGATCAGATTATGCAGAGAAACAGTTGAGAATCATGCAGCAAGTTGATGAAGATCATACACTAACTCAACTTGCAAGTGCATGGTTAAACTTGGCAGTG GGTGGTTCAAAAATACAAGAAGCATATCTTATTTACCAAGACTTCTCTGAGAAGTATCAGATGACTAGCTTAATCCTGAATGGGAAGGCTGTATGTTGCATGCACATGGGTAACTTTGACGAAGCTGAGACACTGTTGCTTGAAGCGTTAAACAAG GACGCTAAAGATCCAGAAACTCTGGCCAATCTGGTTGTCTGCAGTCTTCACCTTGGGAAACCATCCACACGTTATCTCAA CCAGTTGAAATTATCGAACCCAGAGCACACACTTGTCAAGCGCGCTGCATCTGCTGAAGAAAGTTTTGATAGAGCAGTCCAAACTGTTGCTTGA
- the LOC125848263 gene encoding beta-amyrin 28-monooxygenase-like: MDAIDLSTILLVVFFLILTTILSQNRSSKKTKLPPGSFGWPVIGETIEFLFSNPENFVRDRMNKYSQDIFKTKIMGEKTVVICGPNGHKFLFSNEEKLFTVFRTHSMQRIFRSYQSKNPSCPPPPPSLSQSTRVIRQPGFLKPEALARYLGEMDCITKELLQSHWEGKSEIQTYHFAKILTLSLASRFFLGSTNSSSERMVKLIHYFDDITLGLHAMILNVPGTAFYRANKAAIAIRRELIDVIKEKKDEMSKGVKMQDILCHMIVVKDNNGEFMGENEIADKIMGILVAGYSTVATTITFLMKYVGERFDIYEKILNEQKEIAAAKKEGELLEWEDMNKMKYSWNVICETMRLTPPLQGTFREVLTDFTYAGYTIPKGWKVYWTTSSTNKNPLYFQDPQVFDPSRYEKCDGPIPYTYVPFGGGPRMCPGKEYARLAILTFLHNVVLKYKWELLVPNEKIVGDMMPTPENGLPIRLHDHQ; the protein is encoded by the exons ATGGATGCTATTGATCTCTCCACCATTCTCTTAGTTGTCTTTTTTCTCATCCTCACTACTATTCTCTCCCAAAATCGTTCTTCtaaaaagaccaaactacccccGGGTAGTTTCGGATGGCCCGTAATAGGGGAAACGATAGAGTTCTTGTTTAGTAATCCTGAAAACTTCGTTCGTGATAGGATGAATAAGTACTCTCAAGatatatttaaaactaaaataatgggAGAGAAAACAGTTGTAATTTGTGGCCCTAATGGCCACAAATTCCTTTTCTCGAATGAAGAGAAACTATTTACTGTGTTTCGTACTCACTCTATGCAAAGAATTTTTCGTTCTTACCAATCCAAAAATCCATCTtgtcctcctcctcctccttctctttCTCAATCTACTCGGGTTATTCGTCAGCCCGGGTTTTTAAAGCCCGAAGCCCTAGCCCGTTATTTAGGGGAAATGGATTGTATAACAAAAGAGCTTTTGCAATCCCATTGGGAAGGCAAAAGTGAGATTCAAACCTATCATTTTGCTAAAATTTTGACATTGTCACTTGCTAGTCGTTTCTTTCTTGGGAGTACGAATAGTAGTTCAGAGAGGATGGTGAAGCTCATACattattttgatgatattaCATTAGGGTTACACGCGATGATTTTGAATGTACCAGGGACGGCTTTTTATCGCGCGAATAAGGCAGCAATTGCAATTAGAAGGGAGCTTATAGATGTtataaaggagaaaaaagatgaaatgtCTAAAGGAGTGAAAATGCAAGACATTTTGTGTCATATGATAGTTGTTAAGGATAATAATGGAGAGTTTATGGGTGAAAATGAAATTGCTGATAAAATAATGGGAATTTTAGTTGCTGGCTATAGTACTGTTGCAACAACCATAACTTTCCTCATGAAATATGTtggagagagatttgatatctATGAAAAGATATTGAACG AGCAAAAGGAGATCGCTGCGGCGAAGAAGGAAGGAGAATTGTTAGAGTGGGAGGACATGAACAAAATGAAGTATTCATGGAATGTGATATGTGAAACAATGAGACTAACTCCACCACTTCAAGGAACTTTTAGAGAAGTGTTGACAGACTTCACCTATGCTGGTTACACTATCCCCAAGGGTTGGAAG GTTTATTGGACAACAAGTAGCACAAACAAAAATCCATTATATTTTCAAGACCCTCAAGTGTTTGATCCATCAAGATATGAGAAATGTGATGGACCAATTCCATACACATATGTACCATTTGGTGGTGGTCCAAGAATGTGTCCTGGTAAAGAGTATGCTCGTCTTGCAATTCTAACTTTTCTTCACAATGTTGTATTGAAATATAAGTGGGAATTGTTAGTACCTAATGAAAAGATTGTTGGTGATATGATGCCAACACCAGAAAATGGACTCCCCATTCGTCTTCATGATCACCAGTAA